CCGTTTATGATCGGTCGAGAAGATCCAGTCGAAAAGGGCCGGTTGCCGGCCTGAAGGGGCCAAAAACCCCTTGTTTGCGATCGTGCTCATAAAAATCCGTTCCTTGTTTGACGGGGTCGTCGACGATTCCAGCCCGGTTTACATCCGGGTCAAGTTTTTTTCCTTCCGCCCGCGACGAGAAACAGGAGAAAGCCGCCTGCGGTGAGCAGGACGACGATGGCGACGATGCGCAGGTAGTTGAAGACGTACTGCTTTTTCTCCGGATCAAAGCTGAAACAGAAGCTGGCCACCTTGCGGATGGTGGTCCCCACGCGCCCTTCGCCTGCTTCGGTTAGGGCCAGCGTCAGATCCATCGGCAGCATGTGGGTGCCGTGCAGGTAGCGGACGATCTTGCCGCTCTCCGATACGACGAAGATGGCTACGGGATGGATGAAATCATTCCCCTGGCGCTGGAAATGGTAACCGGCGGCATCGGTCAGGCTCCGGATCGCCTGCGGCTCTCCTGTCAAAAACCGCCAGGCGTCCAGCGGGTATGCATCGTTCATAGCGGTCCGGTAGGTTTTTCGGGCCGCCCGGGCAGCCGCCGGAGTGTCCCGTTCATCAAAGCTGACGGAAAGAACCCGGTAGTCCTCCGCCGGTTTCAGTCTGACCTGCGGCAGGGTCCGGGCCAGGTCGGCCTGCAGGAAATTGCACACGTTGGGACAACTGTAATAGACCGGAGCGATGATGGTCGGACCGGTGATCAGATCGCGCAGAACGACCGGATTCCCCTCTTCATCGGTGAATGTCAGATCGAGAGGGATGCTCTCCCCCAGGCGTTCCTGCAAACCGACTTTTGCGTCAGTTGTTGAATCGGGCACAGGATGTACGTGCTCCGCCTGCCCGGTAACCTGGCTGGAGTGGGCGGCGTCATGATCGGAATGATCGGAATGATCGGAATGATCGGAATGATCGGAATGATCGGAATGATCGGAATGATCGGAATGATCGGAATGGGCATGCTTGGCCGCTTCTGGTCGGGTATTTTCTGCTGCCGCCTCAGCTATACCCGTCCGCAGCAGTAAGACGGTCATGAGAAGACCGGTCAGGCACAGAAGAAATGGCAGGCCCAATGATTTTGATTTTAGAAAGCTCATCGGTGAAATTGTTTTCCCTTTTTCTTTTTTGCTGGTCACTCAAGTTTCCGGGTAATCGAAACCGCTCAATCGGGGTCGGGTTCGGTCTCGGGGTCACTATCAAGAATGCACAGTAATCACCGGAAATTATACGGGAAGAGGATGCCTATTGCAATGCAGCGGCCGGTTTTGTGTGTTGTTGGTATCCGAAGCCGTCCCCGACCGCGATACCGACCCCGATACCGATACCGATACCGACAGGGGAAGCTGGATAGTGGAGGGAAATATTGCGCGGGTCTCAAGCTTTTGATAGCATGTGACCTGCTTTGCCACGAAGATTAAATTGAAAAATGGTTCATGGGAGAAACATGCAGGAAATCATCGATCGTCTCACTGAGCTGGAGATTCGTTATTCGCACCAGTTGCGCCTTTTGGAGGAGCTCAACGAGGTGGTGACGGAATGCAACGAACGGATTGCTCTTTTGGAAAGAGACAACCGGATGCTGCAGGAAATGCTCAGGGCTCTTGCTCCGGATTCGACGGAATCCCCCGATGAATAGCACGTGGTTGAAATTCGACTGGCGTCCGGTGGTCCGCAACGCCCTGCTGATCTCACTGGCAGCCTTCGCGCTTGGCCTGGCCGTGAACGGCAGGTTGCTCTGGCAGGTGTTCAACGGGCGAACGGTCTCCTCGGAAGCCTCCCCGGCCGCCGGGTCCGAAGTGCTGTTGCCGCTGCCGGTGGAACTGGACGAGGTGCGGGAGCTTGTCGGCGGCGAGACCCTGCTGGTGGATGCCCGTACACCGGAGGCCTATCTCGAAGGACATCTTCCGGGCGCCGTGTCCCTGCCGCTGGGCGCCGATGCAAAGCGGTTGAAGGCTTTTCGCCGGGAAGTGCCTCCGGATCGGCCGCTGATCCTCTATTGCAGCGGCTATGGCTGTCCGGATTCCTTTATCCTTGCCGAAGAACTGCTTGCTTCCGGTTATCGGGATGTCCGGGTGTACGAAGGCGGGGTGCCCGAATGGATCGATGCCGGCCTGCCCGTGGAAAAGGGGGAGTTGTGAGGCGATTTTACCCGCTCTTCCCTCATGCCTGCCGCCTCGCTCTGGCCGGCATCTTTCTGTATGCAGGCATCGTCAAGGCCCTGGACGTCACCGCTTTTGCCGGCAGCGTGGCCAATTACAAAATCCTTCCCTATCAGTTGAATTTCCTGGTGGCTGCCGGTTTGCCCTACGTGGAGATGGTCGCGGGTCTGCTGCTGCTCCTTAACCGCCAGGTGCGCCCGGCCACCCTGGTGCTGGGTGCAATGAATACCGTCTTCATCGTGGCCCTGATTTCGGTCATCATCCGTGGACTCGACATCGATTGCGGCTGTTTCCGACCGGCGGGAGAGGGGCATACCACGGCCCAGGCAGCCCTGGTGCGGGACCTGGGGATTATGGTCCTGGCCGTGGTGACCTTTTTCCAGTCCGGGATAAAAGCCACCTGAGGCATGCCGGTTCTGCTGCTGCATCCTCCGGCGGTCAAGCCCGCCGGCCCCCCGTTGGGAATTGCCGTGCTGCTTGGCCATCTGCGCAGTCGCGGGATTTCCGTTTCGGCTATCGATGCCAATCTGCAAGCCTGTCTTTATCTGCTGGAACCCGGCCGCCTGGCGAATCAAGCCGGCCCCGACCCCGGTACTGCCCTTGCAAGGGCCATAAGACATGTCCCCCGGGCCCTGGAACTGCTTCGATCCCCTGCCGCTGCGGCCGCTTTCGCCCGCTACCAGACGGCAGTGGGACATCTCAACACGGCCCTGGGAGTTTATCGGGGCTTTCAGGGTGAGGAGCGACTGACCCTGGGCGATTACAGCCACAGCCGGCTTTCGGCGTTTTCACCAGAGCATCTTGCACGGTTGGCAACAGGCAAGGAATCGACCCTCTTCAGCGCCTATTTTCACGAAAAGCTGCTGCCTGACATTGCCGACAGGAACCCCCGGCTCATCGCCCTTTCGATCAACTATCGGCATCAGGTGCTGCCGGCCTTCGAGCTGGCGGGTCTGCTGCGCCGCCGCTTTCCGGGGGCTCTGCTGGTGGCCGGCGGTGGCCTGCTCACCTCCTGGAAGGCTGTCCTGCTGCAGCGGAATCTGGTTTTGCCCCCCTTCGATCACATCGCGTTCGGTCCCGGTGAAAGCGTCCTTGCCCGACTCGCAATGGACGGGAGAAGGGCCGAACATTTCCTCGAATCCGCTGCGGAACTGGTTTTTCAGCCCGATTTCAGTGGCCTCGATCCCGCGGAATACCTGAATCCCCATCCGATCCTGCCCTTGACCGCCAGTCGGGGATGCTACTGGGAGCGATGCCTTTTCTGTCCGGAAGCGGTGGCTCCAACGCACCCTTTTGCCGCCGCTGAACCTTGCGCCTTTCCCGAGCTGATAATCGGACTTGCCGAACAGTGGCGGACAGGGCACTTCCATCTCACCGACAACGCCCTGCCGATCCCCCATTTGCGGGCCATGGCGTCACGCAAGGAGGAGCTGAAAAATTTTTCCTGGTATGGTTTCGTCCGTTTCGAGCCGGGGCTTGCCGACCCTGCCCTGGCCGCGGATCTCGCCCGCGCCGGGTGCCGTATGTTGCAGCTCGGCCTGGAAAGCGGCTCGCAAGAGGTGCTGGACCGGCTCGGGAAGGGTACCCGGCTGGAGACCGCTGCTGCTGTTCTGCACAACCTGCACGGAGCCGGCATCGCTACCTATGTCTACATCATGCTCGGGACTCCTGAAGAGACGGAGGAGGATCGGCGCCTGACCCTGGCCTTTCTCGAAAAGCACGCCGCAAGCATCGATTTCCTCAACCTGGCGATCATGAACCTGCCCAAGGATTCGGTGCTGCCGGGAGAGGGGTCACTGCCCGATTCCAAGGAGGACTCCCTCGCCCTCTATCGCCCGGTGGACGAAGAAGCCGTCCAGCGCCGCGCCGCACGCCGGTTCCTGCAGCGGGAATTGCTCGCCTCGCCGGCCATCCGCGCCATCGTTCACCGCACCCCGCCGCTGTTCACCTCGAACCATGCGATGTTCTTCGGCCAGAAGCGGGGCTAGTGTCCCGTGCGGGTAGTCGTGTCAAATAATTCTGAGACATTTTTGGTACTGCCAAGGCGTCGCCAATGCAGGCCTAGCCGTGCGCTAAATCAAATTGGCGCAACGCAGGCAGGGCCGAAAAGGGCCAGAATTAGAAGACAGGATTAACCGCACGGAGCACTAGGTGTCCACCAAATTAAAAGTTTCCCTGGGTCTCTGTGTCCTCAAGTGAGCGAAGCGAAGTTGTGGTGAAATGAATTTTTCGGTTTTTCACCCGAGACCAAAAATAGACTTCCAATGCCACTTGTGATAAACCGGCCTCAGATCACTTTGGGAGAATTTATCCATTTATGAACGACTGGCAGCGACAACTCGCAGCGGCTCTCACCGATCCTGCCGAACTGGCAGATCGGTTCGCGATCGATCCGGCGCCTTTGCGGGAAGTGGTGCGGCGCTATCCCATGCGCATCACCTCCTACTATCTCGGTCTGATCGAAGGGCCCGGCGACCCTGTCTGGCGACAGTGCGTGCCCGATGTGCGGGAGCTGGATATCAGCCAGGACATTCCCGATCCTCTCGATGAGGAGCGGTTGTCTCCGGTGCCGCTGGTGGTTCACAGGTATCCAGACCGGGTTCTTCTGCTGGCCAGCGGCGAATGCGCGGTCTACTGCCGGTTCTGCACGCGCAAACGCAAGATCGGGTGTCCCGGCATGGCGGTATCCGAATCGGGTCTGGAAGCTGCACTGGAATACATTGCCCGCAACTCACAGATCAGCGACGTCATCGTTTCCGGGGGCGACCCGCTGCTGCTCGAAGACGACCGGCTGGAAAAGCTCCTGTCCCGCCTGCGGGCTATTCCCCACGTTGAAGTGATCCGCCTCGGCAGCCGGGTTCCCGTCACCCTGCCCGAACGTATCACCGAATCCCTCTGCAGCATGCTCCGACGGCACCATCCCGTCTACCTCAACACTCATTTCAATCACCCCAGGGAGCTGACCCCGGCCGCCGCACAAGCTTGTGGCCGGCTGGCCGACGCCGGTCTGTCTCTCGGCAACCAGACCGTCCTGCTGCAGGGAGTCAACGATTCCGCCGCCGTCATGCGGCAGCTGGTCAAGGGCCTTTTGAAGATGCGGGTGCGGCCCTACTATCTGCATCATATGGACCTTGTCGCCGGCACCGGCCATTTTCGAACCCGTATCGAAACCGGGCTGGACATCATTGCCGCCCTGCGGGGTCCTGTTTCCGGTCTCGCCGTCCCGCATTACGTCATCGATGCACCCGGGGGCAAAGGAAAAATCCCTCTGCAGCCGGAATACCTGATCCGTCTCGGCGATCAGGCGCTACTTCGCACGCCCGGGGGGGAACCCATCGTCTTTCCCAACAGAGCGAGCTCTGATTAACGGATCGCTCTCACCTTAAAGGTAATGCTTTCGGCTTCTTGAAAAAAGAACGCCCCGGGGGAGGGGGGCCGCCGGGACGTAATAAAGGAGATGATATGAAAGAAAGCGGTCGTTGACCGCTCCGGGGGTAAGATAGAGCTTTCCGGAGTAGATAGGCTATAGGCTGGATGTTGTACTGGGGCGTTGACCCTGAAAAGGAGATTAGACTTTGCCTGTAGCTGAAACGTCACCGTGGGGCCTGGACCCTGGATAGGAGGCTGGTGGTCACCGATTCGCATCTACTCCACACAACCAAGAACAGGAGTAGAGACAATGGTTAGATTTATCGGGATTGACCTTCACAAGACGGCATTTACGGTCTGTTTTCTGGAGGGCGAAGAGAAGCGGCTGGAGAGTTACAAGATTGGCGAGATGGATCGGTTTCGGTCGGAGTTGCGCCGGGATGATAAATTGGCGTTGGAGACCACGACCAACACCCGGAGTTTCATCAAACAGATCCGGGATGCGGTGGGCTCAATCCACGTGATCAACACCATGCAGTTCAAGGTGGTCAGCCAGTCGGTCAAGAAAACGGATGCCAACGATGCCGAGACCATGGCGTTTTTCCTGAGCAAGGGGATGCTGCCGGAAGTGCGAATGAAGGACGAACACTACGCAGAGCTTGAGAGTCTGGCCAACACACGGCACAAGCTGGTGCAGTTGCGTACGGCGCTGAAGAACAAGATACACAACATCCTCAACGCCCAGGGAATTGTGACGAAGAAGGAAAGCCTGTCGAGCCGCAAGGGGTTGGAGAAGGTCCTCAATCATCCGATCAGCGCGGTGGCCGCCATCGAACTGGAAGTGATCGTCGAGCAGATCAAGGGGCTTGACGCCGGCATCGCCAGGATCGACCAGGAGCTGGCCGACAAGGGCAAGAAACTCGATGGCCACGAGAACATCACCAGCATCAAGGGGGTGGGCGACAAGGGCGGCGCGATCCTGCTCAGCGTGATTGGCAACATCGAAGACTTTGAGGACGAGAAGAAACTGGCAGCCTACTTCGGCATTGTCCCTCGGGTCAGCAATTCCAACGAGACCAACCGCCAGGGGCGCATCACCAAGCGCGGGAGCAAGTTGGGCCGAACCACGCTGGTGCAGTGCACACTGATAGCGATTCGTTATTCCCCGTACCTGAAAGCGTTTTACGAGAAGCTCAAGGCGAAGAAGGGGTCGGGCAAGGCGATCATCGCCACGGCCAAGAAACTGTTGGGCATCATTTATCTGACACTGAAGAACAAGTGGGTCTTTGAGGACTTTCCGAATTTCGTCCTGAAAGAGAGCTGAAAACAGAACCTTACAACCAAGAAGAGTAGATTTCTTTCATAGGAGGATAGCATGGACAATGCGGTTTACGTTCAGGCCGGAGATACGCCCAACGCCATTAAAGTCTTGATGATCACCTGCTTGCGCTCCTTGAGCACATCTCGATAGTCCTGGCTGTCAGTATTGGAAATTTCCATCCGCAGGTCGCTGAGTTCCACTTCAAGGATGCTGACCAGAATTTCCTTTTCCATCGGGTTCAGTTCGAGCTGGTACATGGAGTGCCTCCCGGTATCGATGCTTGTTTTTCGCGCCCCACTTACTAATATATTAATACACTTTTGAACGGGCGCAACATCGCCCACCAATTGGGACCACACCGACGCTCGGTAAAACTTTTTTCGAAGGGGCAAGGCGGGATGGCCGACCAATCATGGAGTCCGCGGAGCCTGCTGGCGACATCCAATAGCTATTGGCAGACCTGCGTTTTGCATGCCGCGGTCGAGCTCGATCTGTTCACGCCTTTGGATGAAAGGAGCGAGACACCGCAGACTCTTGCCTTGCTGATCGGGGCTGACCGTGATGCCCTGGAAAGGCTCCTCGGTGCCCTTGCTGCGATGAAACTGCTGGTTAAGAAGGGTGATGGCGAGTTTACCTGCCCTCAGAACGTAGCTCAGTTGCTGTCCCGGAGATCCCCTCGCTATCTGGGTCATATCGTACTGCACCATCAGCAGTTGATGGAATCGTGGAAACGGCTGAGCCAGGCGGTGAAAAGCGGCCTGCCGGTCAGACAGCCCTATGCCGGGGATGATCCGGAATGGCGGCGGAACTTTCTGCTCGGCATGTTCGACCTCGCCAGGCTGCTGGCTCCGAAAATGGCCGCAGCGATCGATCTGTCGGACCGACGCAGACTGATCGATCTTGGGGGAGGCCCGGGAACCTGGGCTATTCATTTCTGCCTTGAAAACCCGAAACTTGAAGCGGTTGTCTACGATCTGCCCACGACCCGTCCCTTCGCCGAGGAGACCATCGCCCGCTTCGGTTTGAGCGACCGCATTTCCTTCCAGGCAGGCAACT
The genomic region above belongs to Syntrophotaleaceae bacterium and contains:
- a CDS encoding SlyX family protein, which produces MQEIIDRLTELEIRYSHQLRLLEELNEVVTECNERIALLERDNRMLQEMLRALAPDSTESPDE
- a CDS encoding methyltransferase, whose amino-acid sequence is MADQSWSPRSLLATSNSYWQTCVLHAAVELDLFTPLDERSETPQTLALLIGADRDALERLLGALAAMKLLVKKGDGEFTCPQNVAQLLSRRSPRYLGHIVLHHQQLMESWKRLSQAVKSGLPVRQPYAGDDPEWRRNFLLGMFDLARLLAPKMAAAIDLSDRRRLIDLGGGPGTWAIHFCLENPKLEAVVYDLPTTRPFAEETIARFGLSDRISFQAGNFLKEKIPGSYHVAWLSHILHGEGPGDVRIILEQAASVLEPGGLLLIHEFVLDDDLAGPLFPALFSLNMLLGTREGRSYSETQLFDFLRSAGFRDLRRLALDLPGDSSVIAAIL
- a CDS encoding IS110 family transposase, which translates into the protein MVRFIGIDLHKTAFTVCFLEGEEKRLESYKIGEMDRFRSELRRDDKLALETTTNTRSFIKQIRDAVGSIHVINTMQFKVVSQSVKKTDANDAETMAFFLSKGMLPEVRMKDEHYAELESLANTRHKLVQLRTALKNKIHNILNAQGIVTKKESLSSRKGLEKVLNHPISAVAAIELEVIVEQIKGLDAGIARIDQELADKGKKLDGHENITSIKGVGDKGGAILLSVIGNIEDFEDEKKLAAYFGIVPRVSNSNETNRQGRITKRGSKLGRTTLVQCTLIAIRYSPYLKAFYEKLKAKKGSGKAIIATAKKLLGIIYLTLKNKWVFEDFPNFVLKES
- a CDS encoding SCO family protein, whose amino-acid sequence is MSFLKSKSLGLPFLLCLTGLLMTVLLLRTGIAEAAAENTRPEAAKHAHSDHSDHSDHSDHSDHSDHSDHSDHSDHDAAHSSQVTGQAEHVHPVPDSTTDAKVGLQERLGESIPLDLTFTDEEGNPVVLRDLITGPTIIAPVYYSCPNVCNFLQADLARTLPQVRLKPAEDYRVLSVSFDERDTPAAARAARKTYRTAMNDAYPLDAWRFLTGEPQAIRSLTDAAGYHFQRQGNDFIHPVAIFVVSESGKIVRYLHGTHMLPMDLTLALTEAGEGRVGTTIRKVASFCFSFDPEKKQYVFNYLRIVAIVVLLTAGGFLLFLVAGGRKKT
- a CDS encoding MauE/DoxX family redox-associated membrane protein gives rise to the protein MRRFYPLFPHACRLALAGIFLYAGIVKALDVTAFAGSVANYKILPYQLNFLVAAGLPYVEMVAGLLLLLNRQVRPATLVLGAMNTVFIVALISVIIRGLDIDCGCFRPAGEGHTTAQAALVRDLGIMVLAVVTFFQSGIKAT
- a CDS encoding rhodanese-like domain-containing protein — its product is MNSTWLKFDWRPVVRNALLISLAAFALGLAVNGRLLWQVFNGRTVSSEASPAAGSEVLLPLPVELDEVRELVGGETLLVDARTPEAYLEGHLPGAVSLPLGADAKRLKAFRREVPPDRPLILYCSGYGCPDSFILAEELLASGYRDVRVYEGGVPEWIDAGLPVEKGEL
- a CDS encoding KamA family radical SAM protein, encoding MNDWQRQLAAALTDPAELADRFAIDPAPLREVVRRYPMRITSYYLGLIEGPGDPVWRQCVPDVRELDISQDIPDPLDEERLSPVPLVVHRYPDRVLLLASGECAVYCRFCTRKRKIGCPGMAVSESGLEAALEYIARNSQISDVIVSGGDPLLLEDDRLEKLLSRLRAIPHVEVIRLGSRVPVTLPERITESLCSMLRRHHPVYLNTHFNHPRELTPAAAQACGRLADAGLSLGNQTVLLQGVNDSAAVMRQLVKGLLKMRVRPYYLHHMDLVAGTGHFRTRIETGLDIIAALRGPVSGLAVPHYVIDAPGGKGKIPLQPEYLIRLGDQALLRTPGGEPIVFPNRASSD
- a CDS encoding radical SAM protein, producing the protein MPVLLLHPPAVKPAGPPLGIAVLLGHLRSRGISVSAIDANLQACLYLLEPGRLANQAGPDPGTALARAIRHVPRALELLRSPAAAAAFARYQTAVGHLNTALGVYRGFQGEERLTLGDYSHSRLSAFSPEHLARLATGKESTLFSAYFHEKLLPDIADRNPRLIALSINYRHQVLPAFELAGLLRRRFPGALLVAGGGLLTSWKAVLLQRNLVLPPFDHIAFGPGESVLARLAMDGRRAEHFLESAAELVFQPDFSGLDPAEYLNPHPILPLTASRGCYWERCLFCPEAVAPTHPFAAAEPCAFPELIIGLAEQWRTGHFHLTDNALPIPHLRAMASRKEELKNFSWYGFVRFEPGLADPALAADLARAGCRMLQLGLESGSQEVLDRLGKGTRLETAAAVLHNLHGAGIATYVYIMLGTPEETEEDRRLTLAFLEKHAASIDFLNLAIMNLPKDSVLPGEGSLPDSKEDSLALYRPVDEEAVQRRAARRFLQRELLASPAIRAIVHRTPPLFTSNHAMFFGQKRG